In one Chlamydia sp. BM-2023 genomic region, the following are encoded:
- a CDS encoding PhoH family protein, translated as MKKTMVIDTSVFIYDPEALSSFEDTQIIIPFTVIEELESFAKFRDESAKNASRALSNIRLLLERTGNHSTGIALPNGSELRIEVSSIANLANDEKRRKLLTLELLQVIAQREPMVFVTKSLGRRVRAEALGLEARDYENKRFSFRSLYRGYREIHVPVSEVESFYTHGYLDVPVDISPSPNEYFFISGGENYFALGRYHEGEGRIVSLRALPDKIWGIKPLNTEQKCALDLLLRDDVKLVTLMGQAGSGKTVLALAAAMYQVFDKGQYNKLLVSRPIIPMGKDIGFLPGLKEEKLLHWMQPIYDNMEFLFSISGMGDFSEALQSLMEAKKLEMEALTYIRGRSLPKVFMIIDEAQNLTPHEIKTIISRAGQGTKIVLTGDPTQIDSLYFDENSNGLTYLVGKFHHLSLYGHMFMTRTERSELAAAAAAIL; from the coding sequence ATGAAGAAAACAATGGTTATTGATACTAGCGTATTCATCTATGATCCTGAGGCTTTGTCATCATTCGAAGATACGCAAATAATCATTCCTTTTACTGTCATTGAAGAGCTAGAGTCATTTGCAAAGTTTCGTGATGAGTCAGCTAAGAATGCTTCGCGTGCTTTAAGTAATATTCGTTTGCTTCTGGAAAGAACCGGTAATCATTCCACAGGTATAGCTCTTCCTAATGGAAGCGAATTGCGCATTGAGGTGTCTTCGATCGCTAATTTAGCTAATGATGAAAAACGTAGGAAGCTACTCACTTTAGAATTATTACAGGTGATCGCTCAACGAGAACCTATGGTTTTCGTTACTAAAAGCTTGGGGCGTAGAGTTCGTGCAGAAGCCCTAGGATTAGAAGCTCGAGATTATGAAAACAAAAGATTTTCTTTTAGATCATTATATCGAGGCTATCGTGAGATTCATGTACCTGTTTCCGAAGTGGAAAGTTTCTATACTCATGGATATTTAGATGTACCTGTAGATATCTCTCCTTCTCCTAATGAATATTTTTTCATTTCAGGGGGGGAGAATTATTTTGCCCTTGGACGTTATCATGAAGGAGAAGGGCGAATAGTCTCTTTGAGAGCACTTCCAGATAAAATTTGGGGAATCAAACCTTTAAATACTGAGCAGAAATGTGCTTTAGACCTTCTTTTACGCGATGATGTCAAACTAGTTACTCTTATGGGACAAGCAGGGTCCGGGAAAACAGTGTTAGCTTTAGCCGCTGCTATGTACCAGGTCTTTGATAAGGGACAGTACAATAAGTTGTTAGTTAGTCGGCCGATTATTCCTATGGGAAAAGATATTGGTTTCCTTCCAGGGCTTAAAGAAGAAAAGTTGCTCCATTGGATGCAGCCCATATACGATAATATGGAATTTCTCTTTAGTATCAGTGGTATGGGAGACTTCTCAGAGGCCTTGCAATCTTTAATGGAGGCTAAAAAATTAGAGATGGAAGCGCTAACATATATTCGTGGAAGATCGTTGCCAAAAGTCTTTATGATTATCGATGAGGCGCAAAATCTCACACCTCACGAGATTAAAACTATCATTTCTCGTGCAGGTCAAGGAACGAAAATCGTGTTAACAGGTGACCCTACTCAAATTGATAGTTTGTATTTTGATGAAAATTCTAATGGCCTTACCTACTTAGTTGGAAAATTTCATCATTTATCTCTTTACGGACACATGTTTATGACACGTACGGAGCGTTCTGAACTTGCCGCGGCAGCAGCTGCAATTTTATAG